One segment of Pseudomonas sp. FP2196 DNA contains the following:
- a CDS encoding PAAR domain-containing protein yields MSGKPAARVTDPTACPLPGHGTNPIVSGSPNVFFDGLAAARMTDKSACGSPITGAVSGTVFINGLNAATLDSTGGHGNVVVGGSGTVIIGQSGGGAAFSGLLPMPVHFNDRMQVINEATGEPIPDHPYTIQRGDGRVEHGITDEQGFTHMVSSHLAETIKLFVE; encoded by the coding sequence TTGAGTGGTAAACCCGCCGCCCGCGTCACCGACCCGACCGCCTGCCCACTGCCGGGCCATGGCACTAACCCGATCGTCTCCGGCTCGCCGAACGTCTTCTTCGACGGCCTCGCCGCTGCGCGCATGACTGATAAATCTGCGTGTGGCAGTCCGATCACCGGCGCCGTCTCCGGCACTGTGTTCATCAACGGCCTGAATGCCGCCACCCTTGATAGCACCGGCGGGCACGGCAATGTCGTGGTCGGCGGCTCCGGGACGGTGATTATTGGCCAGAGCGGCGGAGGGGCGGCGTTTAGTGGGTTGTTGCCGATGCCGGTGCATTTTAATGATCGGATGCAAGTGATAAACGAAGCCACGGGGGAACCTATTCCCGACCACCCTTATACGATTCAGCGAGGCGATGGGCGTGTTGAGCATGGCATCACCGATGAACAGGGCTTTACCCATATGGTCAGTTCGCATTTGGCAGAAACTATTAAATTGTTTGTAGAGTGA
- a CDS encoding NAD(P)-dependent alcohol dehydrogenase, with protein sequence MYTAIGYAAQSATTPLAPMKFERRSPRADDVAIEILYCGVCHSDIHQARNEWGIAVYPLMPGHEIVGKVTAIGANVTKHKVGDLVGVGCMVDSCRSCEACQANLEQYCLEGPTMTYATPDRVDGSNTMGGYSDSIVVSEHFVVRIPERLALASAAPILCAGITTYSPLKHYGVKAGDKVGILGMGGLGHMGIKFAKAMGAEVTLFTRSASKAEEGRRQGADHVIVSTDAEQMKAAAGYFDFLLDTIPVQHDLNPYLDTLRFDGVHILVGLIEPVDPPVHAGKLVMSRRVLAGSLIGGVAETQEVLDFCAEHNITCDIEMLDIREINEAYARMIAGDVKYRFVIDMATLKV encoded by the coding sequence ATGTATACCGCCATCGGCTATGCCGCCCAATCGGCCACCACGCCCCTCGCCCCGATGAAATTCGAACGCCGCAGCCCTCGGGCCGACGACGTGGCGATCGAGATCCTGTATTGCGGCGTCTGCCACTCCGACATTCACCAGGCGCGCAACGAATGGGGCATTGCTGTTTACCCGTTGATGCCCGGCCACGAGATCGTCGGAAAAGTCACCGCCATCGGTGCGAATGTCACTAAACACAAAGTAGGCGATCTGGTCGGTGTTGGCTGCATGGTCGACTCCTGCCGTTCCTGCGAAGCCTGCCAAGCGAACCTTGAGCAATACTGCCTCGAAGGTCCGACCATGACCTACGCGACCCCGGACCGGGTCGACGGTAGCAACACCATGGGCGGCTACTCCGACAGCATCGTCGTCAGTGAGCACTTTGTTGTACGCATTCCGGAGCGTCTGGCGTTGGCCAGCGCCGCACCGATTCTCTGCGCCGGCATCACCACTTATTCGCCGCTCAAGCACTACGGCGTGAAGGCTGGCGACAAGGTCGGCATTCTGGGCATGGGCGGCCTCGGCCATATGGGCATCAAGTTTGCCAAGGCGATGGGCGCCGAAGTGACGCTGTTCACCCGTTCGGCAAGCAAGGCTGAAGAAGGCCGTCGTCAGGGCGCCGATCATGTGATCGTGTCCACCGATGCCGAGCAGATGAAAGCTGCGGCGGGTTATTTCGACTTCTTGCTCGACACCATTCCGGTGCAGCACGACCTGAACCCATACCTCGACACCCTGCGTTTCGACGGCGTGCACATTCTGGTCGGTCTGATCGAGCCGGTTGATCCACCGGTACACGCCGGCAAACTGGTGATGAGTCGCCGCGTGCTGGCCGGCTCGCTGATCGGTGGCGTCGCAGAAACCCAGGAAGTGCTGGATTTCTGCGCCGAGCACAACATCACCTGCGACATCGAAATGCTCGATATCCGCGAGATCAATGAGGCCTACGCCCGCATGATCGCCGGTGACGTGAAATACCGCTTCGTGATCGATATGGCAACCCTGAAAGTCTGA
- a CDS encoding 2-dehydro-3-deoxygalactonokinase, with amino-acid sequence MLAQLIALDWGTTSLRAYKLAAGGVVLEQRALSSGIMQLPKTPRVINGRECADGFELAFDEACGDWLDAQPDLPVIACGMVGSAQGWREAAYCETPANVANLGNSLQTVVSLRGTRVHIVPGVIQRSRLPNVMRGEETQVLGVLQNLPAEAGSDLLIGLPGSHSKWVEVVDGRITHFDTFMTGEVFAVLSDHSILGRTQQQGATFDGQAFDRGVQVALSADGELGVLSTLFSARTLGLTGELSPTAQADYLSGLMIGHELAALATVQRHRRNSVHLPSIVLIGNAQLCARYSRALDACGFAKVTLAEQATERGLWQLALAAGLIDSSSR; translated from the coding sequence ATGCTGGCGCAATTAATCGCGCTCGATTGGGGGACGACCTCATTACGTGCTTACAAACTCGCGGCGGGCGGCGTGGTGCTGGAGCAGCGCGCGCTGTCGTCCGGGATCATGCAGTTGCCGAAGACCCCGCGAGTCATCAACGGTCGCGAATGCGCCGACGGTTTTGAACTGGCCTTTGACGAGGCGTGTGGCGACTGGCTCGATGCGCAGCCGGATCTGCCGGTGATCGCTTGCGGTATGGTCGGCAGTGCACAGGGCTGGCGCGAAGCGGCCTACTGCGAGACGCCGGCGAACGTCGCTAATCTCGGAAATTCCCTACAAACAGTTGTCAGTCTTCGCGGCACGCGGGTGCATATCGTGCCGGGCGTGATTCAGCGTTCGCGACTGCCGAATGTGATGCGTGGCGAAGAAACTCAAGTCCTCGGTGTTCTGCAGAATCTTCCGGCCGAGGCGGGCAGCGACTTGTTGATCGGCCTGCCGGGCAGCCATTCGAAATGGGTGGAAGTGGTCGATGGCCGCATCACCCATTTCGACACCTTCATGACCGGCGAAGTGTTCGCCGTGCTCAGTGATCACAGCATCCTCGGCCGTACCCAACAGCAAGGCGCGACGTTCGATGGTCAGGCGTTTGACCGGGGCGTACAGGTTGCGTTGTCGGCGGACGGTGAACTCGGCGTACTCTCGACTTTATTCAGTGCGCGAACGCTGGGCCTGACCGGTGAACTCAGCCCGACGGCGCAAGCGGATTACCTGTCCGGCCTGATGATTGGCCATGAACTGGCGGCACTCGCCACGGTTCAGCGGCATCGACGCAACAGCGTGCATCTTCCTTCGATCGTCCTTATCGGCAACGCGCAACTCTGCGCGCGCTACAGCCGTGCCCTCGATGCCTGCGGTTTCGCCAAGGTGACGCTGGCCGAGCAGGCCACCGAGCGTGGCTTGTGGCAACTGGCGCTGGCCGCCGGATTGATCGATTCCTCATCCCGTTAA
- a CDS encoding alpha/beta hydrolase, with protein sequence MEVENPALNDCKTEVAGHELTCKTDQTVKQAAVKVKKVAVFFIGGAGDKEEYYQNEPPHHNVMNAWKQLEKRLTNEQKIEVNLPYISYKDVRGEKDIKKYVERPLKGDKSVYIVVVGHSLGGWNGAHLTSILKERGYTVKVLVTLDPVGGGTGVWMVSDIYFTTPKPSADYWVNVLASPTVTDSSDNVASMGERWVMTSGPAINEAVNANHRQAGVMFGATLQGGKSACDIVYERLSQYLESSK encoded by the coding sequence ATGGAAGTCGAAAATCCCGCACTCAACGATTGTAAAACTGAAGTGGCTGGTCATGAGTTGACCTGCAAGACTGATCAGACCGTCAAGCAGGCTGCGGTTAAAGTTAAAAAAGTTGCAGTGTTTTTTATTGGCGGTGCTGGGGATAAGGAAGAATACTATCAAAATGAACCGCCGCATCATAACGTGATGAATGCATGGAAGCAGTTAGAGAAGCGTCTTACTAACGAGCAGAAAATTGAGGTTAATCTGCCGTACATAAGTTATAAAGACGTTCGCGGTGAAAAAGATATTAAAAAGTACGTCGAGCGTCCTTTGAAAGGTGATAAATCGGTCTACATCGTCGTTGTAGGTCATAGTTTGGGTGGTTGGAATGGTGCACATCTGACTTCGATTTTGAAAGAACGCGGTTACACCGTAAAGGTATTAGTAACACTTGATCCTGTTGGCGGTGGTACAGGTGTCTGGATGGTGTCAGATATATACTTTACGACACCTAAGCCCTCGGCAGATTACTGGGTCAATGTATTGGCTTCTCCTACGGTGACGGATTCATCTGATAACGTTGCCAGCATGGGCGAACGTTGGGTTATGACATCTGGGCCAGCTATCAACGAAGCGGTAAACGCCAACCATCGTCAGGCGGGTGTCATGTTTGGCGCTACGCTACAGGGTGGTAAATCGGCATGCGATATTGTGTATGAACGTTTGAGTCAATATTTGGAATCTTCGAAATGA
- a CDS encoding 2-dehydro-3-deoxy-6-phosphogalactonate aldolase, protein MLKQALAQNGLIAILRGLHPQEAAAVGEVLYAAGFRVIEVPLNSPSPYESICILRTTLPADCLIGAGTVLTPEQVEQVKEAGGQVIVMPHSDAKVLRAAKAAGLFLSPGVATPTEAFAALEEGADILKLFPAEQMGPAVVKAWLAVLPSGTVLAPVGGITPDNMQAFIDAGVKGFGLGSGLFKPGMTPEQVAVNAKAYVAAWKALR, encoded by the coding sequence ATGCTCAAGCAAGCATTGGCGCAAAACGGTCTGATCGCGATTCTGCGCGGCCTGCATCCGCAGGAAGCTGCCGCTGTCGGAGAAGTCCTGTATGCCGCCGGATTTCGCGTCATCGAAGTACCGCTCAATTCCCCTTCGCCGTACGAAAGTATCTGCATCCTGCGCACGACGTTGCCCGCCGATTGCCTGATCGGCGCCGGCACGGTGTTGACACCGGAGCAGGTCGAACAAGTGAAAGAGGCTGGCGGCCAGGTGATCGTCATGCCGCACAGCGATGCGAAGGTCTTGCGTGCAGCAAAAGCGGCGGGTTTGTTCCTGTCGCCGGGTGTGGCCACACCGACTGAAGCGTTCGCGGCGCTGGAGGAGGGCGCGGACATTCTCAAGCTGTTCCCGGCCGAGCAGATGGGCCCGGCAGTCGTCAAAGCCTGGCTCGCGGTGTTGCCGTCCGGAACGGTGCTGGCGCCGGTCGGCGGGATCACGCCGGACAACATGCAGGCGTTTATTGACGCGGGTGTGAAAGGCTTCGGACTCGGTTCCGGCCTGTTCAAACCGGGGATGACGCCGGAGCAGGTTGCGGTCAATGCCAAGGCCTACGTCGCTGCCTGGAAAGCCCTTCGCTAA
- a CDS encoding IclR family transcriptional regulator codes for MQEDAPEKTKDAAPTGTQTLLRGLGVVQAVASGARDLKEIARLIGTTRSTTHRLASCLVDERYLRVVPQIGYLLGPKLIELGFQAREELPLVTLAGPYLDELSALTGDTVHLGIREGDEVLYLLKNPGRNGPEMRSRVGHRMPLARTGIGKALMLDDTPKDWQRLYDISLPAGGKSQFWPQHPQQSWEQLEQRMTEYVVGGYAFDLEDNEPSIRCVAAPIRDASKRIVAAISIASTVPYMPLEKMAELIPLIKGVTARLSAELGLKV; via the coding sequence ATGCAGGAAGACGCCCCGGAAAAAACCAAGGACGCCGCGCCCACCGGCACTCAGACGCTACTGCGCGGACTGGGTGTGGTGCAGGCCGTGGCCAGTGGCGCGCGCGATCTCAAGGAGATCGCCCGGCTGATCGGCACCACACGCAGCACCACCCATCGGCTGGCCAGTTGTCTGGTGGACGAGCGCTACCTGCGGGTGGTGCCGCAAATCGGTTATCTGCTGGGGCCGAAGCTGATCGAGCTGGGTTTCCAGGCACGCGAAGAGTTACCGCTGGTGACGTTGGCTGGGCCGTATCTGGACGAGTTGTCGGCGCTGACCGGTGACACGGTTCACCTGGGGATTCGTGAAGGCGACGAAGTGCTTTATCTGCTGAAGAATCCGGGACGCAACGGCCCGGAGATGCGGTCGCGGGTTGGCCATCGCATGCCTCTGGCACGCACCGGGATCGGCAAGGCGTTGATGCTCGATGACACGCCGAAGGATTGGCAGCGTCTGTACGACATCAGTCTTCCGGCGGGTGGGAAAAGTCAGTTCTGGCCGCAGCACCCACAGCAGTCGTGGGAACAGCTTGAACAACGGATGACCGAGTATGTGGTCGGTGGCTACGCGTTCGATCTGGAGGACAACGAACCGTCGATCCGTTGTGTGGCGGCACCGATCCGTGATGCGAGCAAGCGCATTGTGGCGGCGATCAGTATCGCCAGCACTGTGCCGTACATGCCGCTGGAGAAGATGGCCGAGCTGATTCCCCTGATCAAAGGGGTCACAGCCCGGCTATCGGCGGAGCTGGGATTGAAGGTCTGA
- a CDS encoding electron transfer flavoprotein-ubiquinone oxidoreductase codes for MEREYMEFDVVIVGAGPAGLSAACRLKQKAAEAGKEISVCVVEKGSEVGAHILSGAVFEPRALNELFPDWKELGAPLNTPVTRDDIFVLKNADSAQKIPDFFVPKTMHNEGNYIISLGNLCRWLAQQAENLGVEIYPGFAAQEALIDESGIVRGIITGDLGVDREGNPKEGLYTPGMELRGKYTLFAEGCRGHIGKQLIKRFNLDSDADAQHYGIGLKEIWEIDPAKHQPGLVVHTAGWPLDIMGTENTGGSFLYHLENNQVVVGLIVDLSYSNTYLSPFDEFQRLKHHPVLAQYLEGGKRVSYGARAICKGGLNSLPKMVFKGGALIGCDLGTLNFAKIKGSHTAMKSGMLAAESVADALFAEKDGTEELTTYVDAFKKSWLYDELFASRNFGPAVHKFGAIVGGGFNWLDQNIFGGKLPFTLHDTKPDYACLKLAADCKKIDYPKPDGKLSFDKLSSVFISGTNHEEEQPCHLKLTDPSIPISKNLPLYDEPAQRYCPAGVYEVITKEDGEKRFQINAQNCVHCKTCDIKDPSQNITWVTPEGAGGPTYPNM; via the coding sequence GTGGAACGCGAATACATGGAATTCGACGTGGTCATCGTCGGTGCCGGCCCCGCTGGCCTTTCCGCCGCCTGCCGTCTGAAGCAGAAGGCCGCCGAAGCCGGTAAGGAAATCAGCGTCTGCGTGGTCGAAAAAGGCTCCGAAGTCGGCGCTCACATCCTTTCTGGTGCCGTGTTCGAACCACGCGCTCTGAACGAACTGTTCCCGGACTGGAAAGAACTCGGCGCCCCGCTGAACACACCAGTCACCCGCGACGACATTTTCGTGCTGAAAAACGCCGACAGTGCGCAGAAAATTCCTGACTTCTTTGTGCCCAAGACCATGCACAACGAAGGCAACTACATTATTTCCCTCGGCAACCTTTGCCGCTGGCTGGCCCAACAGGCTGAAAACCTGGGTGTGGAAATCTACCCGGGCTTCGCCGCTCAAGAAGCGCTGATCGACGAAAGCGGCATCGTGCGCGGGATCATCACCGGTGATCTGGGCGTCGACCGCGAAGGCAATCCGAAAGAAGGCCTGTACACCCCGGGCATGGAACTGCGTGGCAAATACACGCTGTTCGCTGAAGGCTGCCGTGGCCACATCGGCAAGCAACTGATCAAGCGCTTCAACCTCGACAGCGATGCCGACGCCCAGCACTACGGCATCGGCCTGAAAGAAATCTGGGAAATCGATCCGGCCAAACACCAGCCAGGCCTGGTAGTGCACACCGCCGGTTGGCCGCTGGACATCATGGGCACCGAGAACACCGGTGGCTCGTTCCTCTATCACCTGGAAAACAACCAGGTGGTGGTCGGTCTGATCGTCGATCTGTCCTACAGCAACACTTACCTGTCGCCGTTCGACGAGTTCCAGCGCCTCAAGCATCACCCGGTACTGGCTCAGTACCTGGAAGGCGGCAAGCGCGTCAGCTACGGCGCCCGCGCGATCTGCAAAGGTGGCTTGAACTCGCTACCGAAAATGGTCTTCAAGGGCGGCGCGCTGATCGGTTGCGACCTCGGCACCCTGAACTTCGCCAAGATCAAAGGCAGCCACACTGCGATGAAGTCCGGCATGCTCGCCGCTGAATCGGTGGCTGACGCGCTGTTTGCCGAGAAGGATGGCACTGAAGAGCTGACCACTTACGTCGACGCCTTCAAGAAGAGCTGGCTGTACGACGAACTGTTTGCGAGCCGCAATTTCGGCCCGGCCGTCCACAAGTTCGGCGCTATCGTCGGCGGCGGTTTCAACTGGCTGGATCAGAACATCTTCGGCGGCAAACTGCCGTTCACCCTGCACGACACCAAGCCGGACTACGCCTGCCTCAAGCTCGCGGCCGACTGCAAGAAGATCGACTACCCGAAACCCGACGGCAAACTCAGCTTCGACAAACTCAGCTCGGTGTTCATCTCCGGTACCAACCACGAAGAAGAACAGCCTTGCCACCTGAAGCTGACCGACCCGAGCATCCCGATCAGCAAAAACCTGCCACTGTACGACGAACCGGCGCAACGCTACTGCCCGGCCGGCGTATACGAAGTCATCACCAAAGAAGACGGCGAGAAGCGCTTCCAGATCAACGCCCAGAACTGCGTTCACTGCAAGACCTGTGACATCAAGGACCCTTCGCAGAACATCACCTGGGTCACGCCGGAAGGCGCCGGCGGCCCGACTTACCCGAATATGTAA
- the dgoD gene encoding galactonate dehydratase — protein sequence MKITKLTTFIVPPRWCFLKVETDEGVTGWGEPVVEGRAHTVAAAVEELSDYLIGKDPRNIEDIWTVLYRGGFYRGGAIHMSALAGIDQALWDIKGKALGVSVSDLLGGQVRDKIRVYSWIGGDRPADTARAAKEAVSRGFTAVKMNGTEELQFLDTFEKVDLALANVAAVRDAVGPNVGIGVDFHGRVHKPMAKVLMKELDPYKLMFIEEPVLSENYEALKELAPLTSTPIALGERLFSRWDFKRVLSEGYVDIIQPDASHAGGITETRKIANMAEAYDVALALHCPLGPIALAACLQLDAVCYNAFIQEQSLGIHYNESNDLLDYVKDPRVFDYDKGFVKIPNGPGLGIEINEEYVIERAAVGHRWRNPIWRHADGSFAEW from the coding sequence ATGAAAATCACCAAACTCACCACCTTCATCGTCCCGCCGCGCTGGTGCTTCCTCAAGGTCGAAACCGATGAGGGCGTCACCGGTTGGGGTGAGCCTGTGGTCGAAGGTCGCGCGCACACCGTTGCCGCTGCCGTTGAAGAATTGTCCGACTATCTGATCGGCAAAGACCCACGCAACATCGAGGATATCTGGACGGTGTTGTACCGCGGCGGCTTCTATCGCGGCGGCGCGATTCACATGAGCGCACTGGCCGGTATCGACCAGGCGCTGTGGGACATCAAAGGCAAGGCGCTCGGTGTCTCGGTCAGTGATCTGCTGGGCGGTCAGGTGCGCGACAAGATCCGCGTGTATTCGTGGATCGGCGGCGACCGTCCGGCCGACACCGCACGCGCGGCGAAAGAGGCGGTGAGCCGTGGCTTCACCGCGGTGAAAATGAACGGTACCGAAGAACTGCAGTTCCTCGATACCTTCGAAAAAGTCGACCTCGCCTTGGCCAACGTGGCCGCCGTGCGTGATGCGGTCGGGCCGAACGTCGGTATCGGCGTCGACTTCCATGGCCGGGTACACAAGCCGATGGCCAAGGTGCTGATGAAGGAACTCGACCCGTACAAACTGATGTTTATCGAAGAGCCGGTGCTCAGCGAAAACTACGAAGCACTGAAAGAACTGGCGCCGTTGACCAGCACACCGATTGCTCTCGGTGAGCGGCTGTTCTCGCGCTGGGACTTTAAACGGGTGTTGAGCGAAGGCTACGTCGACATCATCCAGCCGGATGCGTCCCATGCCGGCGGCATCACCGAAACCCGCAAGATCGCCAACATGGCCGAAGCCTACGACGTGGCGCTGGCGCTGCATTGCCCGCTGGGGCCGATTGCACTGGCAGCGTGTTTGCAACTCGACGCGGTTTGTTACAACGCGTTTATTCAGGAGCAAAGCCTGGGCATCCATTACAACGAGAGCAACGACTTGCTCGACTACGTGAAGGACCCGCGGGTGTTCGATTACGACAAGGGCTTCGTGAAGATTCCGAACGGGCCAGGACTGGGCATCGAGATCAACGAGGAATACGTGATCGAGCGTGCGGCCGTCGGCCACCGCTGGCGCAACCCGATCTGGCGTCATGCCGATGGCAGCTTTGCCGAGTGGTGA
- a CDS encoding MFS transporter, with product MQPQTLTGQASLVTPSRKRFFIMVLLFITVVINYLDRSNLSIAAPALTSELGIDPIHVGLIFSAFGWTYAAMQIPGGWLVDRVPPRILYSVALLLWSLATVMLGFAASFIALFVLRMAVGALEAPAYPINSRVVTTWFPERERATAIGFYTSGQFVGLAFLTPVLAWLQHEFGWHMVFVATGAVGIIWAAIWYAVYREPRDFKGVNDAEIDLIREGGGLVDIQAESAKAKAKFSWTDLGIVLTKRKLWGIYLGQFCLNSTLWFFLTWFPTYLVKYRGMDFIKSGLLASLPFLAAFVGVLCSGFFSDFLIRRGYTVGFARKLPIIGGLLISTSIIGANFVESTPLVIAFLALAFFGNGLASITWSLVSTLAPARLLGLTGGVFNFIGNLSAIATPIVIGFLASGDSFAPAITYIAVLALIGALSYVLLVGKVERIEL from the coding sequence ATGCAACCGCAAACCCTCACCGGGCAGGCGTCTTTAGTCACGCCTAGCCGCAAGCGGTTTTTCATCATGGTGTTGCTGTTTATCACCGTGGTTATCAACTACCTCGACCGCAGTAACCTGTCGATTGCCGCCCCGGCGCTGACCAGTGAGCTGGGCATCGATCCAATTCATGTCGGCCTGATTTTCTCGGCGTTCGGCTGGACCTACGCCGCCATGCAGATCCCCGGCGGCTGGCTGGTGGATCGGGTGCCGCCGCGCATTCTGTATAGCGTTGCACTGTTGCTATGGTCGCTGGCGACGGTAATGCTCGGTTTTGCCGCCAGTTTCATTGCGCTGTTCGTGTTGCGCATGGCGGTCGGTGCGCTGGAAGCACCGGCCTATCCAATCAATAGCCGCGTAGTCACGACCTGGTTTCCCGAGCGTGAACGCGCCACGGCGATTGGTTTCTACACGTCCGGACAGTTCGTCGGATTGGCGTTCCTCACCCCGGTGCTAGCCTGGCTTCAACACGAATTCGGCTGGCATATGGTGTTCGTCGCCACGGGCGCGGTGGGCATTATCTGGGCGGCGATCTGGTACGCGGTGTATCGCGAGCCGCGTGATTTCAAAGGCGTCAACGATGCAGAAATCGATCTGATCCGCGAGGGCGGCGGGTTGGTGGATATTCAGGCAGAGAGCGCCAAGGCCAAAGCCAAATTCAGCTGGACCGATCTCGGCATCGTCCTCACTAAACGCAAGTTGTGGGGCATCTACCTCGGCCAGTTCTGCCTCAACTCGACGCTGTGGTTTTTTCTGACGTGGTTCCCGACTTACCTGGTGAAATATCGCGGCATGGACTTCATCAAATCCGGCCTGTTGGCGTCGCTGCCGTTTCTCGCAGCGTTCGTCGGCGTGTTGTGTTCGGGGTTCTTTTCCGACTTTTTGATCCGTCGTGGTTACACCGTCGGTTTCGCGCGCAAGTTGCCGATCATTGGCGGGCTGCTGATTTCCACCTCGATCATTGGCGCCAACTTCGTTGAGTCGACGCCGCTGGTGATTGCCTTTCTGGCGCTGGCGTTTTTCGGTAATGGGTTGGCGTCGATCACCTGGTCGCTGGTGTCGACACTGGCACCGGCGCGTCTGCTCGGCTTGACCGGTGGGGTATTCAATTTCATCGGTAACCTGTCGGCGATTGCCACGCCGATCGTGATCGGTTTCCTCGCCAGCGGTGATTCCTTTGCCCCGGCGATCACTTACATCGCGGTTCTCGCACTGATCGGCGCTTTGTCCTACGTGCTGCTGGTGGGCAAGGTCGAACGTATCGAGTTGTAG
- a CDS encoding AraC family transcriptional regulator, whose product MQLTRHLDANATLVSLIEPLALRDGYSQTGLPGVQVLRASCDVARGPHIYEPSLMIIAQGSKLAFLGPRTMEYGAGHYLIQALPVPFECETFALPDAPLLGISVAIDRVLLGELVLAMGLAPGRHIPAQTPESMTSVVLDDDMRGCVERLLSCLHDPLECQILGPARIRELLFVALRGPQADVLRALVEQQGQFARVAASISHLHAHYTEPLNVETLAGCANMSVSTFHEHFKRSTLLSPVQYLKRLRLLKAQTLLVAEGLGVAQVAHRVGYQSTSQFSREYKRYFERSPGDERVA is encoded by the coding sequence ATGCAATTGACCCGTCACCTTGATGCCAACGCCACGCTGGTTTCGTTGATCGAACCGCTGGCGTTGCGCGACGGTTATTCCCAGACCGGGCTGCCGGGTGTGCAGGTGTTGCGCGCCAGTTGCGACGTTGCCCGTGGCCCGCACATTTATGAGCCGAGCCTGATGATCATCGCTCAGGGCAGCAAACTGGCGTTTCTGGGGCCGCGCACTATGGAATATGGTGCCGGGCACTATCTGATTCAGGCGCTGCCGGTGCCCTTTGAGTGCGAAACCTTTGCCTTGCCGGATGCGCCGTTGCTGGGGATTTCGGTAGCGATTGACCGAGTGTTGCTGGGTGAATTGGTATTAGCGATGGGGCTGGCGCCGGGGCGGCATATTCCTGCGCAGACACCGGAGTCGATGACCTCGGTGGTGCTTGACGATGACATGCGTGGTTGCGTCGAGCGGCTGCTGAGTTGCCTGCACGATCCGCTGGAATGCCAGATTCTCGGGCCGGCGCGGATTCGCGAATTGCTCTTCGTCGCGTTGCGCGGTCCGCAGGCTGATGTGTTGCGGGCGCTGGTCGAGCAGCAAGGGCAGTTTGCCAGGGTCGCGGCGTCGATCAGCCATCTGCATGCGCATTACACCGAGCCGTTGAACGTCGAGACCCTGGCCGGCTGCGCGAACATGAGCGTTTCGACGTTTCATGAACACTTCAAACGCAGCACCTTGTTGTCGCCCGTGCAGTATCTGAAGCGCCTGCGCCTGCTCAAGGCGCAAACGCTGCTGGTGGCGGAGGGCCTGGGTGTGGCGCAGGTGGCGCATCGGGTGGGGTATCAGAGTACGTCGCAGTTCAGTCGTGAATATAAACGCTACTTCGAGCGCAGCCCCGGCGACGAACGCGTCGCTTGA
- a CDS encoding GNAT family N-acetyltransferase, with protein sequence MSIEIRPATPSDAPQILAFITELADFEKARHEVIASVTDIERSLFGEGATAHGLICLRDGVPIGFAVFFFSYSTWLGSNCLYLEDLYITPEQRGGGAGKTLLRHLAKIACDNDCGRFEWSVLEWNTPAIDFYKSLGAQPQEEWVRYRMDGKVLREFAEG encoded by the coding sequence ATGTCGATCGAGATTCGCCCGGCGACTCCCAGCGATGCACCGCAAATCCTCGCGTTCATCACCGAACTGGCAGATTTCGAAAAGGCCCGCCACGAAGTCATCGCCAGCGTCACCGACATCGAGCGCAGCCTGTTCGGTGAAGGTGCCACCGCCCACGGCCTGATCTGCCTGCGCGACGGCGTACCGATCGGTTTCGCGGTGTTCTTCTTCAGCTATTCGACCTGGCTGGGCAGCAATTGTCTGTACCTCGAAGACCTCTACATCACTCCCGAGCAACGTGGCGGCGGCGCCGGCAAAACCCTGCTGCGCCATCTGGCAAAAATCGCCTGCGACAACGACTGCGGCCGTTTCGAGTGGAGCGTGCTGGAGTGGAACACGCCGGCCATCGACTTCTACAAGTCCCTTGGCGCGCAACCGCAGGAAGAATGGGTGAGGTATCGCATGGATGGCAAGGTGTTGCGCGAGTTCGCCGAGGGCTGA